Proteins encoded in a region of the Schistocerca serialis cubense isolate TAMUIC-IGC-003099 chromosome 6, iqSchSeri2.2, whole genome shotgun sequence genome:
- the LOC126484735 gene encoding piggyBac transposable element-derived protein 2-like encodes MSIVHVPNTRDYWGEVTGTHLIKTTMAVNQYEQIRKFLHFNDNSAMIPRGEKGHGRLFKIRPIIELMRSRFQTISVEECVSVDEQICSTKARSYLKQYMPNKPHKYGYKLFVISGISGYAYDFEIFTGDENEPEKRVTGEEDLGASANVVVRLSRILPRNMNHKLYCDNYYTSLPLLVWLHKQGIYSLGTVRRNRVPDCKLPSEAELKKMARGASAERVATVDGVDISNVVWKDNKSVMLLSTLAGQQPIHEAGRYDKKTKSRITIPCPQIIKLYNKHMGGVDLLDSIMGRHKMLVKSRKWYIRLFYHLLDMGVVNSWLLYRRVAETKGIRRTMKLSEFRMEIAHCVSLRSNFSKTWKAK; translated from the coding sequence ATGTCAATAGTTCATGTACCTAATACGAGGGATTACTGGGGAGAAGTTACTGGTACTCATCTGATcaagacaacaatggcagtgaATCAGTATGAGCAAATACGTAAGTTTCTTCACTTCAATGACAACAGTGCAATGATACCCAGGGGTGAAAAAGGTCATGGTAGACTCTTCAAGATAAGACCCATAATAGAATTGATGAGATCTCGGTTTCAAACAATATCTGTTGAGGAGTGTGTTTCTGTTGATGAACAGATATGTTCAACAAAGGCTAGAAGTTATTTGAAACAATACATGCCAAACAAGCCTCATAAATATGGATACAAATTATTTGTTATTAGTGGCATATCTGGTTATGCCTACGATTTTGAGATTTTCACTGGAGATGAAAATGAACCAGAAAAAAGAGTGACTGGGGAGGAAGACTTGGGAGCAAGTGCAAATGTTGTAGTTCGACTCAGTAGGATACTACCAAGAAATATGAACCACAAACTGTACTGTGACAATTATTACACAAGTCTGCCACTGCTTGTATGGTTACATAAACAAGGAATTTACTCACTTGGGACAGTCAGAAGAAACAGAGTGCCAGACTGCAAGCTCCCTTCAGAAGCTGAGCTGAAGAAAATGGCACGAGGTGCATCAGCAGAGCGCGTCGCAACAGTGGATGGTGTCGACATATCAAATGTAGTGTGGAAAGATAACAAGAGTGTGatgttgctttctacacttgctggACAGCAGCCTATTCATGAAGCAGGGAGGTATGACAAAAAAACAAAGTCAAGAATAACAATACCTTGTCCACAAATAATTAAGCTCTACAATAAACATATGGGAGGTGTTGACCTTCTTGACAGCATAATGGGTCGACATAAAATGCTTGTGAAAAGTCGAAAATGGTATATAAGATTGTTTTACCATCTCCTGGACATGGGAGTAGTCAATTCCTGGCTGTTGTATAGGAGAGTAGCAGAAACCAAAGGGATTAGGAGAACTATGAAACTCTCCGAATTTCGAATGGAAATTGCTCACTGTGTGTCGCTCAGGTCAAACTTCAGCAAAACGTGGAAGGCCAAGTAA